From Deltaproteobacteria bacterium:
ATGGAATATCGGTCTTACAGGAAGGCCGTCTCCCGGAAAAAGAAAAAATAATCCTTCAATCCCTCTTTTCGAAAGGCCAATCCTTATCCCGATTCCTGCCGGAAGAGAAATCGTCCCTCCCCGGCCTGGAAGCCATGGGTTTTATTCAACAAACCACCCTGTTGAAAAAAGAGTCCGCCCGTCCTAAAAAAGAAAAATGGATCTATCCAGGGGCCTGTTTTCAAAGAGACCTTTTTCCCGAAAAAGATCAGCCCCTGTTCGACCTTCTGTCGGCGTGTTCCTGCCGGTCCCTAAAAGATCTGCGGGTCCAAATCCCCTTATCTCCCCAGCGTCTGGCCACGCTTGGACGCAAAGGGTTGGTTGAAATCCGGGAGCAAGTCTGCTGGCGGGATCCCTTTGGGGAAATCCTGGCCGTAGAAAACGGCCCTCTTGAATTGACCGGTGAACAGGCACAGGCCTTAAACCGGATAAAAGAGGGGCTTGGGTCCGGGTCCTACCAGACCCTCCTGCTTCATGGGATTACCGGATCGGGAAAGACGGAAGTCTATCTGAGGGCCGCGGCTGAAGCCTTAGAACAAGGGCGGCAGGCCTTGATTCTGGTTCCGGAAATCGGTTTGATCCCCCAGATGGAGGGCCGATTCCGCCTCCAGTTCGGAGAAAAAATCGCCCTTCTACACAGTGGTTTGAACCCGGGGGAACGCCTGGACCAATGGCGTCGACTGCAATCCGGATCGGCCATGATCGCCATAGGCACGCGCTCGGCCATCTTTGCCCCTTTGAAGGCTTTGGGTCTGATTGTTGTGGATGAAGAACACGATCCTTCCTATAAACAGACCGATTCCCTGCGCTATAATGCCCGTGATCTGGCTCTGGTCCGGGGGCAAATGACCCAGGCGGTGGTCGTCCTCGGATCCGCCACCCCTTCCATTTCAACTCTGTATCTACGGCGGCAAAAAAAAATCGGCTACCTGGCGATACATAAGCGGGTTCTGGAACAGAAGTTACCGGAAATACACCTGATCGATCTGAAGAAGTATCGCCAGGGACGCCGGATTCCCCTTTTTTCTCCTCCCCTACAGGAAGCCATGGCCCGAAATCTGGATCAGGGAAAACAGACCCTCCTTTTTCTGAACCGCCGGGGATTTGACACCCTGATCTTATGCACCCTTTGCGGTGCGGCCATCAAATGCCGCAATTGTTCCCTGACCCTGACCTATCATGCCAGGGAAGGCCGACTCCAATGCCATACCTGCGGCTATCACCTTCCCCTGCCGGAGCGTTGTCCTGAATGCCATCAGGCGGGGATCAAGGCCCTGGGCATGGGGACGGAGAAGGTCGAGCAGGAACTGCGCGCCCTTTTCCCGACGGCAGCCATCGACCGGATGGACCGGGATACGGTTACCCGGAAAAAATCCCATTTCGAAATCCTTAAAAAACTCAGGGATGAAAAAACCGATATCCTGATCGGGACCCAAATGATCACCAAGGGCCACGATTTCCCCCAGGTGACCTTGATCGGGGTTCTTTGTGCGGACCTTTCTCTGAACTGGCCCGATTTCCGGGGCGGCGAAAGGACTTTTCAACTTTTGGCCCAGGTGGCCGGCCGGGCCGGCCGGGGGACCCATCCGGGGCAGGTCTTTATCCAGACCTATAACCCCGACCATTATATTTTTAAATATGTTTGTCTCCATGACTATATAGGTTTCTATAACCAGGAAGTCCATTTTCGCCGAGCCTTGAAATACCCACCCTTTTCCCGATTAATCAACGTCCTTTTTCAGGGAAACGTTGAAGCCCGGGTGGTTGAGACGGCGGGAAAAACACAACGACTTTTAATGCAGGCCGTTAAGAAAAACCATTGGGACCCTTTCCTGGAATTGTTGGGGCCGGTCTCCGCCCCCATTGCCAAAATCAAAGGACGGTATCGCTGGCAGATGCTGTTAAAAGGAGAGAACAGCCGGATCCTGCATCAGGCGGCAATGATGATACGGCAGGCGGAAAAAGACCTTTCCCAGGGCAAGGGGGTCCAGATTATCCTGGATATGGACCCGGTGGATATGCTATAATTTAATACAAAAATCGAAAATAAAAACCCATTCAGAATCCTGGCTCCTGGATTCTGAATACTTTCTTTTATTATGGCTGTTTTAGAAATTTGCAAATACCCTGATCCGGTCCTGCTCAAAAAAGCCGAGACCATTAAGGACATCGATCCCTCATTACAAAAGCTGATTGAATGTATGATCGAGACCATGTATCTGGCCCCGGGGATCGGGCTGGCCGCCAATCAGGTGGGAAGACCGATCCGGCTGATTGTCTTTGATGTAACCCCCAAGGATCAGGACCGGAAGCCGACGGTCCTGATCAACCCTGAAATTATCGAATCCGAAGGGGAGCAGACCATGGAAGAGGGCTGCCTGAGTGTGCCGGAGTATTTTTCGGATGTCAAAAGGAGTGCCAAAGTCAGGGTGCGCGGGCTGGATATCAAAGGGAAACCGTTGGAGATCTGCGGCGAAGGGATCCTGGCCACGGTCCTCCAGCATGAAATCGACCATCTGGATGGAATCCTCTTTATCGATCGTATCAGTGCTTTGAAGAGGACCCTTTATAAAAAAAGGGTCCAGAAGAAGTTGAAGAAAGAAAAAGAAGAGGAATAAAAAAAGACCGCTTCGCTTGGGGAGCGCTTTCGCTTGGGGACCGCTTCGCTTGGGAGGCGCTTTCGCTCAAGGGAAAAGGCTCAAGGCAATTGTATGGTCCTCAGGGAATGGCTCTTTAAATTCCGCTGACGGCGGAACGGTCCTTTAACCCTAAGGCAACATCCACCATCGGATCCTGCACATTGAATCCAACTTCTTTCACGGTCACCCATTCGCCCTATCCCCGTCTCATCTTTATGGGCACTCCTGACTTTGCCCTGCCCTCTTTAAAAGCCCTGATGGAATCCGGTGAAGAAGTGGTCTCCGTTTATACCCAGCCGGACCGGCCCAAAGGGCGGGGCCGGAAGCTCGCCCCCTCACCGGTGAAAGAGGCGGCCTTAGCCTTCCAATTGCCGGTCTTTCAACCTGTCTCCTTTAAGGAGTCCCCGGCCGTCGATCAGTTGGCCGAACAAAAACCGGATCTCCTGATCGTGGTCGCCTACGGTCTGATCCTTCCGCAAAAGGTCCTCGACATTCCCACCTGGGGAGCGGTCAATGTCCATGCCTCTCTCCTTCCCAGGTATCGGGGGGCGGCCCCCATTCAGAGGGCTATAATTTCCGGGGAAAAGGAAACCGGCGTAACGACCATGCGTCTGGATGCCGGAATGGATACCGGGGATATCCTGCTTAGGGAATCGGAGCCTGTTCTGGAGACCGACACGGCCCAGAGCTTACACGACCGTTTATCGGTTTTGGGAGGACGTCTGCTTCTTCAAACCCTGGAGCGCCTGCGCCAAGGCACTCTCCTTCCCCGACCCCAGGACCCTTCATTAGTCAGTTACGCCCCGCCCTTAAAAAAAACCGAGGGCGAGATCCGCTGGGATTTATCGGCCGCAGAGATCGACCGCTTAATACGAGGTCTGTCTCCCTGGCCGGGGGCTTTCACTTTTTTCCAGGGAACACGTCTCCTCATCCACCGGGCCGGGCCTGATTATGCGGAAATCACCGGGGCTCCCGGGACGGTTAATTCTTTGGAAAAGGGTGGAATACGGATCCAGACCGGCCAAGGCATACTGACCATTTTCGAAGCCCAGTTGGAAGGACATCGACGTATGTCCTCCGAAGAATTGCTCCGGGGTGTTTCGCTTAAGATCGGCGATCGCTTGGGACGCCCATGACTAACAGGATGCGGAAAAACCATTTTTTTGCAGGTTGCTCAAAAAGGTCCAGATACAAGGCGCCCGATACCCTGAGGAATGAGGCGTACACAAAAGTACGCCGCAATGACGAAGGGTGAGGGGAACGCAGTAGATGGGCCTTTTTCAGCAACCTGCTAATGCAAGGGCCATGGCCCTTCACGTCTTACTAACCTGGCAGCGCACCGGGACCTACCCGGACCAGCTTTTAAGGGACGTTTTGGAAAAAAATCCCCAAGGCAAACCTGCGGACCGGGCATTGGTGTACACCCTGGTTTATGGGGTCCTGCGCTGGCAGGGGAAACTGGATTGGGTTCTTCAACAATTTTCTCAGAGGCCTTTAGAAAAGCTTTCCGTAAAAACCCTCTTTATCTTAAGGCTGGGGGCCTTTCAACTCCTTTTCCTTTCCCGAATACCGGTTTCTGCGGCCGTCAACGAATCGGTGAGGCTGGCCAAATCCGGCCGAACCCCTTGGGCCGCCGGCTTCATCAATGCCGTTTTGCGTTCCCTGGATCGGGGGAAAGAGGGCCTCTCCTTCCCTTTAAAAGAAGACCCTCTTGCCTATTTGGCGGTAAACCATTCCCACCCGACCTGGCTGGTGGAGCGATGGCTTGAGTCCTGGGGTTTTGAAAAGACCGAGGCCTTGTGCCAGTATAACAATCAGATCCCGCCTCTAACCTTGCGGGTCAATACCCTGAAAACCAATCGGCAGCAACTTATCGAAAGGCTCCAAACCGCGGTCCAACGGGCAGTCCCGGCCACCTTTTCTCCTGTGGGAATTCGGGTGGAAGAACCGGAGCGATCTTTGGTTCAAGACAAATTGTATCAACAAGGTTTATTCCAAATCCAGGACGAGGCCTCCCAAATGATCGCTCCGATCCTTGATCCGCAGCCCGGCGAGAGGATCTTAGACCTCTGTGCCGGAGCCGGGGGAAAAGCCGGACATCTGGCCCAATTGATGAAAAATCAGGGAAAGATAACGGCGGTCGATCTTCATCCGAAAAAAATAAAGGACTTGCAGGGAAACGCCAGGAGACTGGGGATCACCATCATTGAGGGGCAGGTGGGTGATGCCTTGAAGGAGACCCTCTTCCCCAAAAAAATAGACCTTTTTGACCGGATCTTGATCGATGCCCCCTGTTCCGGCTGGGGGGTCATCAGCCGGAATCCGGACCTCAAGTGGCGACTCAAGCCGGAAGACAGCCCCCGGTTGTCCCGGATGCAAAACAAGTTCTTGCAAAATGCCGCCGGATGGCTAAAATCAGGGGGAGTTTTAGTCTACGTGACCTGTACCCTGAGCCGGGATGAAAATCAGGGGGTCATTGAAAAGTTTATTGACCAACACCCGGAATTTGTGGTGGATGATGCTTCGCCTTTCCTGCCGGAACCGGGCCGGATACTGGTCAACGATGACCGCTTCTATCAGACCTGGCCCCCGGTCCATGGGATGGACGGCTTCTTCGCCGCCAGGTTGAGAAAGAAATGACGGGTTGGATTCTGAATAATCGGGAAGATTGTATCTGTTTAGCTTTTGAAATTTAAAATCTTTTTTAGACAGGATTTACTGGATTACCTGGATTTTGCGCCTTTCCGGAAGAAAGGCACAAACCAAATGTCCTGCGGACAGAAGTCTTAGTCTCCGCTGGACGCGGATCGAGGTTGCTCAAGGTCCCCCGGAGCCTGAGCAAAATACATGTAAATCCTGTCAATCCTGTCAGACAATTTTTTTTGCGAGGTGATTATGAAATACATTGCGCCATCAATACTATCATCGGATTTCGGCCGGCTGAAAGAGGAGGTCCAGGCCGTTGAAGCGGCCGGGGCCGATTATATCCATATCGATGTCATGGACGGCCATTTTGTGCCCAATATTACCATCGGCCCGGTGGTGGTAGAGGCCGTGCGTAAGATAACCAAACTTCCGTTGGATGTCCATCTGATGATTGAAAACCCGGATAGCTATATTCCGGACTTTGCCAAGGCCGGGGCGGATATCCTCTCCGTTCACTTCGAGGTTTGCCCCCACCTCCATCGCACAGTCTCCCTGATCCGGGAACATTCGGTTAAACCGGCGGTGGTTTTAAATCCTTCCACCCCGGTGGCCTTCCTGGATGATATTCTGGGGGACTTGGACTGGGTCTTGATCATGAGTGTCAATCCCGGATTCGGGGGGCAGAAATTTATTCCGGGTGCGGTGAACAAGATTATAAGTCTTAAAGAGATGATTGACCAGCGGGGGTTGGAGGTCGAAATCGAAGTCGACGGCGGAATCACCCCGAACAACGTGGCCCAGGTCTGCCAAGCCGGTGCCGATATCATCGTGGCCGGTTCGGCCATCTATCACACGCCGGATTACAAGAAAACCATCGATTTGTTTAGAAAAGAGATGGAGGGGTGCTGAAGAATTGATCTGATAGTTGATCAAATTATTAAACATCCAGGTGAGATTTTCCAATTTTACTGGAGCATAAAATGCCCGAAATAAGTCGATTTTATGGTATTATTATAGCTATGTTTTTCGATGACCATAATCCGCCCCATTTTCATGCTCGTTATGGTGGGGAAAAGATAGCAATAGAAATAGATTCTTTCCGTGTTTTGGAAGGAGGAATTCCTCCACGTGCTTTGGGTCTCGTGATTGAATGGGCCTCTCAGCACAAAAAAGAACTCCTGGATAATTGGGAATTGGCGAAAAACAATCATGTTCCCGCAAAGATTGAGCCATTGAAATAAGGAGGTAACGATATGCTTAAAGACGTAATCTCGGCCAGTTATAAGGACGGATATAAAATTGAAGTGACATTCGAGGATGGTGCTTCGGGAATTGTTGATTTTTCAAAATATTTGTCAAAAGGTGGTGTATTCGAAAAATTCAAGGATATTGAATTTTTCGAAAATTTCAAAATTAACGACGAGCTTGGAGTGCTTACATGGGGAGATGAAATAGATATTGCGCCAGAAACACTTTATGCTGAAGCAACGGGTTCTCCTTTACCCAACTGGACGGATCTCCGGGAAGTTCCTTCGACGAGCATGTCGCTTCAGCCGGCCTCGTAAACTCAACGGCTGATCTCTGCGTTCGCCTTTCGTAGGTTATAGAAGGAACGAATGAATTTTAAAAGCATGGATAAAGAAATTCCCTGCTGATTAGAGAGAGGATAAGATATTCTGGGGGACGTTGACTGGGTCCTGATCATGAGCGTCAACCCCGGATTCGGGGGACAGAAATTTATTCCGGGTGCGGTGAACAAGATTATTAGCCATAAAGAGATGATCGAACAACGGGGGTTGGAGGTCGAAATCGAAGTCGACGGCGGAATCACCCCGAACAACGTGGCCCAGGTCTGCCAAGCCGGAGCCGATATCATCGTGGCCGGTTCGGCCATCTACCACACCCCGGATTATAAGAAAACCATTGAGTCGTTTAGAAAAGAGATGGAGGGGTGCTGAAGGGATTAAGCCGGCGGCGATCAAAGTTTTATACATCTCGTTCAACCTGATTGGTGGTCGTCTTATCTTTGGAGAAGGTAAAATTTATGCTCAACCTGGTACGTTGGCTCGACAACGAATTAAGTGACCTGTGTCATGTCCAGGCCAACGCCTCGGCACCGTCGTCACACTATCCCAAATTAGCAAAGGGTCCGAAGAATAATGAATCCATTAAATAGAGATTTGTTCGAGATTGCTGGGAGCACAACTGACCAGATTGATGTCAAGATCAGTCACCGGATAATTCAGTTATTCTCTGAAGGTCTATACTCCAGCCCCAACAAAGCTGTAGAAGAACTTGTCTCCAATTCGTTTGATGCTGGCGCACAGAACGTCCACATCATCCTTTCTCCAGACCTGCGTGAAGCAAACGCAACCATCGTCGTCATTGACGATGGAGAGGGAATGAATAATGAAGGCCTCAAGAAGCATTGGATCATTGGCGAAAGTACAAGACGTAGAGTATCTTCCAGGAGAAAACCCATTGGGAAATTCGGCATTGGCAAGTTGTCCACATATGTATTGGCTTCGAAACTCACTCACATCAGTAAGTTCGGTAACATTTACTATGCCGCAACAATGGATTATACGAATCTTACTGGTAGCGCTGAAAATGCCTCTAAGGGAGTTTTCGACGAGCAGACGATCCAAATACCCTTAAGGATACTTACGAAACAACAAGCGCAGGATGCGGTGCGGCCATGGACAAATGGAACCAAGGAAGGATATAAAGCGTTTCGCCTATTTGGTAAAAATGCGCCTTCATCTTGGACTGTTGCCATTATGTCCGGTCTCAAGGAAATGGGAAAGAAGATAAGTATCGGTCGTCTCAATTGGGTCTTGCGAACTGCCATGCCACAGCGCGGCGACTTCCATCTCTTTCTTGATGGGGATCCAATCACTCCTCCCGAAACAGATGAGCCCTTGGCGAAACTGGTAATAGGCAAAGACGTGATCCAAATGCCAAAGCCCTGTCCTGAAGGTCTCATTGCGCGAGAGGACACAAGCCAGTCAGGTGATTCTGTTTATCGATATGGCGTTTATCATGATAGATTATTAGGGCGAATCACGGGTTACATCGAAATATTCAAGGATGAAATTGATGCGGGAAAGCCGAAATTCGAACAGAGCCACGGTTTTTTCGTTTATGTACATGGAAGACAGGTTAATGTAGACGATTTGGGATTCGGTATAGAACGTAATCTGCTTCGACACGGCACCTTCTCAAAGTTCCGGATGGTTGTCCACATTGACAGTTTGGATGAGGCGCTAAGGTCCTCCCGTGAATCTTTCCAACAAGGCGACCTACACCAAGAGGCTCAGAACTTTCTCCGGGCCTGCTTCAATCTTGCTCGCAACAAACTCGTTGAATATGAGCGTTCGCAAACTCCTGCTGCCCTGATCTCTGCACGCATCTCATCTGCGCCGGGAAGCATGACTCGAAAGCCGTTATTGTCGCTCGCTCAAATGGTTGCGGAGAAGAGGGCTACTCCTTTCTATCTACGTTTTCCGTCCGGACTCTCCGCTACGGCACAGACCGAGTTCTTAGAGGAGCTGAAACAAAAAGCTGAAGAAGCCGATGGCTTGCTTCGTAGCACGGAATTGAGCGTTTTAGATTCGAAAGAGGGTTTGGCGATCCTTGATGTTCAGCAAGGCAAGTTGCTCATCAATACTTCTCATCCTTTTGTAGCTGCGTTTCAGGAGTTTTTCACCGATTCCCGAAGAAATCTTCCTCTCGAGATGTTGGCAATGTCGGAAATTCTTATGGAGGCCCATTTGTATCATATGGGTTTAGACGAGTCGGTGATTCGTGATGCAATCGGTAGACGCGATGAATTGTTGAGACAGTTCGTTAGATCTTCCGCACGTCGAACAGCTGGAATGATCGCACTTGCCCTTACCGATGCCCGAAACGATGATAATAAACTGGAAGAGGAAATGCGTGCCGCTTTTGAGGCGATGGGATTCGCCAATGTAATTCGCATTGGTGGAAGCGGCAAACCTGATGGCACTGCTGAGGCTCATCTTGCAGCGGCGGAAGACGGTAGAGCTCAACGATACAAAGTGGGCCTTGAGGCGAAGAGCGGTCAGCCTGTTTCTGCTCATCGCTTAAATGTGTCAGGAATCGCGAGACACATGCAAGATTACAATTGCAACCACCACTTAGTGATCGGCAACGGCTTTGCTACCTCCACCGGTGAGGATTCCGCTTCAGTACGAGAGATCAAGGATCTCATGAAAAATTCTGGTAAAACTATAACGCTGATGCATATTGATGACTTGGCGCGGTTGATTAGGATTGCATCGGCAAAACGTGTTGGAGGTCTCAGCCGTCTTCGTG
This genomic window contains:
- the priA gene encoding primosomal protein N'; its protein translation is MPYFQVIVPPLDHLLTYEIPSDLFPEPKIGQRVLVPLRKKWVTGYLWEEIGPPEAGPEIKAVSEILDPSPIFSEDMRPFFLWIARYYLYPLGQVLKAALPPGLSVSSYQSVEITPHGISVLQEGRLPEKEKIILQSLFSKGQSLSRFLPEEKSSLPGLEAMGFIQQTTLLKKESARPKKEKWIYPGACFQRDLFPEKDQPLFDLLSACSCRSLKDLRVQIPLSPQRLATLGRKGLVEIREQVCWRDPFGEILAVENGPLELTGEQAQALNRIKEGLGSGSYQTLLLHGITGSGKTEVYLRAAAEALEQGRQALILVPEIGLIPQMEGRFRLQFGEKIALLHSGLNPGERLDQWRRLQSGSAMIAIGTRSAIFAPLKALGLIVVDEEHDPSYKQTDSLRYNARDLALVRGQMTQAVVVLGSATPSISTLYLRRQKKIGYLAIHKRVLEQKLPEIHLIDLKKYRQGRRIPLFSPPLQEAMARNLDQGKQTLLFLNRRGFDTLILCTLCGAAIKCRNCSLTLTYHAREGRLQCHTCGYHLPLPERCPECHQAGIKALGMGTEKVEQELRALFPTAAIDRMDRDTVTRKKSHFEILKKLRDEKTDILIGTQMITKGHDFPQVTLIGVLCADLSLNWPDFRGGERTFQLLAQVAGRAGRGTHPGQVFIQTYNPDHYIFKYVCLHDYIGFYNQEVHFRRALKYPPFSRLINVLFQGNVEARVVETAGKTQRLLMQAVKKNHWDPFLELLGPVSAPIAKIKGRYRWQMLLKGENSRILHQAAMMIRQAEKDLSQGKGVQIILDMDPVDML
- the def gene encoding peptide deformylase; protein product: MAVLEICKYPDPVLLKKAETIKDIDPSLQKLIECMIETMYLAPGIGLAANQVGRPIRLIVFDVTPKDQDRKPTVLINPEIIESEGEQTMEEGCLSVPEYFSDVKRSAKVRVRGLDIKGKPLEICGEGILATVLQHEIDHLDGILFIDRISALKRTLYKKRVQKKLKKEKEEE
- a CDS encoding methionyl-tRNA formyltransferase, with amino-acid sequence MGTPDFALPSLKALMESGEEVVSVYTQPDRPKGRGRKLAPSPVKEAALAFQLPVFQPVSFKESPAVDQLAEQKPDLLIVVAYGLILPQKVLDIPTWGAVNVHASLLPRYRGAAPIQRAIISGEKETGVTTMRLDAGMDTGDILLRESEPVLETDTAQSLHDRLSVLGGRLLLQTLERLRQGTLLPRPQDPSLVSYAPPLKKTEGEIRWDLSAAEIDRLIRGLSPWPGAFTFFQGTRLLIHRAGPDYAEITGAPGTVNSLEKGGIRIQTGQGILTIFEAQLEGHRRMSSEELLRGVSLKIGDRLGRP
- the rsmB gene encoding 16S rRNA (cytosine(967)-C(5))-methyltransferase RsmB; protein product: MGLFQQPANARAMALHVLLTWQRTGTYPDQLLRDVLEKNPQGKPADRALVYTLVYGVLRWQGKLDWVLQQFSQRPLEKLSVKTLFILRLGAFQLLFLSRIPVSAAVNESVRLAKSGRTPWAAGFINAVLRSLDRGKEGLSFPLKEDPLAYLAVNHSHPTWLVERWLESWGFEKTEALCQYNNQIPPLTLRVNTLKTNRQQLIERLQTAVQRAVPATFSPVGIRVEEPERSLVQDKLYQQGLFQIQDEASQMIAPILDPQPGERILDLCAGAGGKAGHLAQLMKNQGKITAVDLHPKKIKDLQGNARRLGITIIEGQVGDALKETLFPKKIDLFDRILIDAPCSGWGVISRNPDLKWRLKPEDSPRLSRMQNKFLQNAAGWLKSGGVLVYVTCTLSRDENQGVIEKFIDQHPEFVVDDASPFLPEPGRILVNDDRFYQTWPPVHGMDGFFAARLRKK
- a CDS encoding ribulose-phosphate 3-epimerase yields the protein MKYIAPSILSSDFGRLKEEVQAVEAAGADYIHIDVMDGHFVPNITIGPVVVEAVRKITKLPLDVHLMIENPDSYIPDFAKAGADILSVHFEVCPHLHRTVSLIREHSVKPAVVLNPSTPVAFLDDILGDLDWVLIMSVNPGFGGQKFIPGAVNKIISLKEMIDQRGLEVEIEVDGGITPNNVAQVCQAGADIIVAGSAIYHTPDYKKTIDLFRKEMEGC
- a CDS encoding DUF4160 domain-containing protein, which codes for MPEISRFYGIIIAMFFDDHNPPHFHARYGGEKIAIEIDSFRVLEGGIPPRALGLVIEWASQHKKELLDNWELAKNNHVPAKIEPLK
- a CDS encoding DUF2442 domain-containing protein, which produces MLKDVISASYKDGYKIEVTFEDGASGIVDFSKYLSKGGVFEKFKDIEFFENFKINDELGVLTWGDEIDIAPETLYAEATGSPLPNWTDLREVPSTSMSLQPAS
- a CDS encoding ATP-binding protein is translated as MNPLNRDLFEIAGSTTDQIDVKISHRIIQLFSEGLYSSPNKAVEELVSNSFDAGAQNVHIILSPDLREANATIVVIDDGEGMNNEGLKKHWIIGESTRRRVSSRRKPIGKFGIGKLSTYVLASKLTHISKFGNIYYAATMDYTNLTGSAENASKGVFDEQTIQIPLRILTKQQAQDAVRPWTNGTKEGYKAFRLFGKNAPSSWTVAIMSGLKEMGKKISIGRLNWVLRTAMPQRGDFHLFLDGDPITPPETDEPLAKLVIGKDVIQMPKPCPEGLIAREDTSQSGDSVYRYGVYHDRLLGRITGYIEIFKDEIDAGKPKFEQSHGFFVYVHGRQVNVDDLGFGIERNLLRHGTFSKFRMVVHIDSLDEALRSSRESFQQGDLHQEAQNFLRACFNLARNKLVEYERSQTPAALISARISSAPGSMTRKPLLSLAQMVAEKRATPFYLRFPSGLSATAQTEFLEELKQKAEEADGLLRSTELSVLDSKEGLAILDVQQGKLLINTSHPFVAAFQEFFTDSRRNLPLEMLAMSEILMEAHLYHMGLDESVIRDAIGRRDELLRQFVRSSARRTAGMIALALTDARNDDNKLEEEMRAAFEAMGFANVIRIGGSGKPDGTAEAHLAAAEDGRAQRYKVGLEAKSGQPVSAHRLNVSGIARHMQDYNCNHHLVIGNGFATSTGEDSASVREIKDLMKNSGKTITLMHIDDLARLIRIASAKRVGGLSRLRDLFRRCVTPEESKVWVDNLAAETPANWPYMEILETVWHLAEEQPNEVVEYAAVITELRHRTPPVRMNKPDLIECCKAMQVMARGVVFARENTVEIDRRPDLILEDIRAAVGEYPEEERRTIHI